In Rhinatrema bivittatum chromosome 11, aRhiBiv1.1, whole genome shotgun sequence, a single window of DNA contains:
- the LOC115072903 gene encoding CCN family member 2-like — MGHRFGDGGDPPAMPLSCRAHPFGKYLKGLREGSAERFPSKQQAAPRKQVPPTSSMQRSFQGAPLVSVSLLFLLPCWAEVEECSYPCQCPLEPLICPVGTSLILDSCGCCKVCARQLGDPCSKSAPCDPHRGLYCDHSSVHVASGICLAQEGSTCDLGGLVYRSGESFQPSCKYQCTCMDGAIGCVPLCADDVRLPSPDCPVPQRVKIPGKCCEEWGCGQSERENPFESGLAVYRQVPAYSPELNNLQENCLVQTTEWSACSKSCGMGISTRITNDNRQCRLEKETRLCLVRPCDLLLEKIIIKKGKKCLRTPRPEKGLHYEFSGCTSVRTFRPRFCGSCTDGRCCTPHDSTTLDVRFRCPEGDVFTRKMMIIKSCLCHHDCPRDNDIFLATHQRKMSNDYIRMPRS; from the exons ATGGGGCATCGGTTTGGTGATGGGGGGGATCCTCCTGCCATGCCCCTCAGCTGCAGGGCACACCCCTTTGGAAAGTATTTAAAGGGACTCAGAGAGGGCTCGGCAGAGAGATTCCCGAGCAAGCAGCAGGCGGCTCCGAGGAAGCAGGTCCCACCGACCTCCAGCATGCAGCGCAGCTTCCAGGGCGCCCCCCTCGTCTCCgtctctctgctcttcctccttccctgctgG GCAGAGGTGGAAGAGTGCTCCTATCCATGCCAGTGCCCCTTGGAGCCCCTGATCTGCCCCGTGGGCACCAGCCTGATCTTGGATTCCTGTGGGTGCTGTAAGGTGTGTGCCAGGCAGCTCGGGGACCCCTGCTCCAAAAGCGCACCCTGTGATCCCCACAGAGGCCTGTACTGCGACCACTCCAGTGTCCATGTTGCCAGTGGTATCTGCCTAG CCCAGGAGGGCTCAACCTGTGACTTGGGCGGGTTGGTGTACCGCAGCGGGGAGAGCTTCCAGCCCAGCTGCAAGTACCAGTGCACCTGCATGGacggggccatcggctgcgtcCCCCTGTGTGCCGACGACGTGCGCCTGCCCTCTCCCGACTGCCCAGTTCCTCAGCGGGTGAAGATCCCAGGGAAGTGTTGCGAGGAGTGGGGGTGCGGACAGAGCGAGCGGGAGAACCCCTTTGAGTCTGGCCTGGCAG TCTATAGGCAGGTGCCGGCCTACAGCCCCGAACTGAACAACCTGCAGGAGAACTGCCTGGTGCAGACCACGGAGTGGAGCGCCTGCTCCAAGAGCTGCGGAATGGGCATCTCCACACGCATCACCAACGACAACCGCCAGTGCCGCCTGGAGAAGGAGACTCGGCTGTGCCTGGTGCGGCCCTGTGACCTCCTGCTGGAGAAGATCATCATCAAG aaAGGGAAGAAGTGTCTGCGCACCCCCAGACCCGAGAAGGGCCTGCACTACGAGTTCTCGGGTTGCACCAGCGTCCGCACCTTCCGCCCCAGGTTTTGCGGGAGCTGCACGGACGGGCGCTGCTGCACGCCGCACGACAGCACCACCCTGGATGTGAGGTTCAGGTGTCCAGAGGGCGACGTCTTCACCCGCAAGATGATGATCATTAAGTCCTGCCTCTGCCACCATGACTGCCCGCGGGACAATGACATCTTCCTGGCCACCCACCAGCGGAAAATGAGCAACGACTACATCAGAATGCCACGGTCGTAG